One stretch of Cedecea neteri DNA includes these proteins:
- the ypfH gene encoding esterase: MKHDHFVVQSPATPASQLILLFHGVGDTAKAMGEIGSWFAPEFPDALVVSISGPDQSGAGREWFSVAGVTEENRQRRVDAVMPAFIETVRYWQQHSGVPPTATALIGFSQGAIVALESIKAQPGLAARVIAFSGRYAELPQQASTSTTIHLIHGDNDKVIHATHSVDAAEKLLSLGGDVTLDLIDSLGHAIDDRSMKAALDHLRYTVPKHYFDEALSGGGAPKDDDLIELL, encoded by the coding sequence ATGAAACATGACCATTTTGTTGTCCAAAGCCCAGCCACACCGGCCAGCCAACTGATACTGCTGTTCCACGGCGTGGGTGACACGGCGAAAGCGATGGGCGAAATCGGCAGCTGGTTTGCTCCGGAATTTCCTGACGCACTGGTGGTCAGTATTAGCGGCCCGGACCAAAGCGGCGCTGGCCGGGAATGGTTCTCCGTGGCGGGCGTGACGGAGGAAAACCGCCAGCGGCGGGTGGATGCCGTGATGCCAGCCTTTATTGAAACCGTGCGCTACTGGCAGCAGCATAGCGGCGTGCCGCCAACGGCCACCGCGCTGATCGGCTTTTCGCAGGGGGCCATCGTGGCACTGGAAAGCATTAAAGCGCAGCCAGGCCTTGCGGCGCGCGTCATCGCCTTTAGCGGGCGTTACGCGGAGCTGCCGCAGCAGGCGTCTACCAGCACCACGATTCACCTGATTCACGGCGATAATGACAAAGTGATCCACGCGACGCATTCGGTAGATGCCGCCGAGAAATTACTTAGCCTGGGTGGGGACGTCACGCTGGATCTGATTGATTCCCTGGGGCATGCGATCGACGACCGCAGCATGAAGGCGGCGCTGGATCACCTGCGCTACACCGTGCCGAAGCACTATTTTGATGAGGCTTTGAGCGGCGGCGGAGCACCGAAAGATGATGATCTGATTGAGCTACTGTAA
- a CDS encoding YpfN family protein: MEWLSHYWWIIVLVLLVGMFINVIKDLSRIDPKKYMADKPELPPHRDFNDKWDDEDDWPKKK; the protein is encoded by the coding sequence ATGGAATGGCTATCGCATTACTGGTGGATTATCGTCCTGGTGTTATTGGTGGGGATGTTTATTAACGTCATTAAAGACCTGAGCCGGATAGATCCGAAGAAGTACATGGCAGACAAACCCGAGCTTCCGCCGCATCGTGATTTTAACGATAAGTGGGACGACGAGGACGACTGGCCTAAGAAGAAATAG
- the dapE gene encoding succinyl-diaminopimelate desuccinylase codes for MSCPVIELTQQLIRRPSLSPDDAGCQALLIERLRAIGFTVEHMDFGDTQNFWAWRGQGETLAFAGHTDVVPSGDADRWINPPFEPTIRDGMLFGRGAADMKGSLAAMVVAAERFVAQHPNHKGRLAFLITSDEEASATNGTVKVVEALMARRERLDYCLVGEPSSTEIVGDVVKNGRRGSLTCNLTIHGVQGHVAYPHLADNPVHRAAPMLAELTGIEWDKGNEFFPATSMQIANVKAGTGSNNVIPGDMFVQFNFRFSTELTDEDIKQRVIALLDKYELRYTVEWWLSGQPFLTSRGKLVDAVVNAVEHYNEIKPQLLTTGGTSDGRFIARMGAQVVELGPVNATIHKINECVNAADLQLLARMYQRIMEQLVA; via the coding sequence ATGTCCTGCCCGGTTATTGAGCTGACGCAACAGCTTATTCGTCGCCCTTCCCTGAGCCCGGATGATGCCGGTTGCCAGGCGCTGCTGATTGAACGCCTGCGCGCGATTGGTTTTACCGTTGAACACATGGATTTTGGCGATACCCAGAACTTCTGGGCCTGGCGTGGACAGGGCGAAACGCTGGCGTTTGCCGGGCATACCGACGTGGTCCCGTCAGGCGATGCCGACCGCTGGATCAACCCACCGTTTGAACCCACCATTCGCGACGGGATGCTGTTTGGCCGCGGTGCCGCAGACATGAAAGGTTCGCTGGCCGCGATGGTGGTGGCCGCAGAGCGTTTCGTCGCCCAGCATCCAAACCATAAAGGCCGCCTGGCGTTTCTCATCACCTCCGATGAAGAAGCCAGCGCGACCAACGGCACGGTTAAGGTCGTTGAGGCGCTGATGGCGCGTCGCGAACGCCTGGACTACTGCCTCGTAGGCGAGCCGTCCAGTACTGAAATCGTCGGCGACGTGGTGAAAAACGGCCGTCGCGGCTCTCTGACCTGTAACCTGACTATTCACGGCGTGCAGGGCCACGTTGCCTACCCGCATCTGGCGGATAACCCGGTGCATCGCGCAGCCCCGATGCTCGCAGAGCTGACGGGTATTGAATGGGACAAAGGCAACGAGTTCTTCCCGGCCACCAGCATGCAGATTGCCAACGTGAAGGCCGGGACCGGCAGCAACAACGTTATCCCAGGCGACATGTTCGTCCAGTTTAACTTCCGCTTCAGCACCGAGCTGACCGATGAAGACATCAAGCAGCGCGTTATCGCCCTGCTGGATAAGTACGAACTGCGCTATACCGTCGAGTGGTGGCTTTCCGGCCAGCCGTTCCTGACCTCACGCGGTAAGCTGGTGGATGCGGTAGTGAACGCCGTTGAGCACTATAATGAGATTAAACCGCAGCTGTTAACCACGGGCGGTACATCTGACGGGCGCTTTATCGCGCGCATGGGGGCTCAGGTTGTTGAGCTGGGGCCGGTGAATGCCACCATTCATAAAATCAATGAATGCGTAAACGCCGCCGACCTGCAGCTGCTGGCCCGGATGTACCAGCGCATTATGGAACAGCTTGTCGCCTGA
- a CDS encoding ArsC family reductase, with product MITMYGIKNCDTIKKARRFLEAQGVDYQFHDYRVDGLDAALLNGFIAELGWEALLNTRGTTWRKLDEAHRASINDAQSAAALMLEMPAIIKRPLLCAPGQPMLLGFNETHYQQFINEV from the coding sequence ATGATCACCATGTACGGCATTAAAAACTGCGACACCATCAAAAAGGCGCGCCGCTTTCTGGAAGCTCAGGGCGTCGATTACCAGTTTCACGACTACCGCGTTGACGGGCTGGACGCCGCGCTGCTGAACGGGTTTATCGCAGAACTCGGCTGGGAAGCGCTGCTTAATACGCGCGGAACCACCTGGCGCAAGCTGGATGAAGCCCATCGCGCGTCCATCAACGACGCACAAAGCGCGGCAGCGCTGATGCTGGAGATGCCGGCAATCATCAAACGCCCATTGCTCTGCGCGCCCGGTCAGCCTATGCTGCTGGGTTTCAACGAAACTCACTATCAGCAGTTTATCAACGAGGTATAG
- the ypfM gene encoding protein YpfM: MIEHELGQWKDFIEDMLRK; this comes from the coding sequence ATGATCGAGCATGAATTAGGGCAGTGGAAAGACTTCATCGAAGATATGTTGCGCAAATAA
- the acrD gene encoding multidrug efflux RND transporter permease AcrD, whose amino-acid sequence MANFFISRPIFAWVLAILLCLTGALAIFSLPVEQYPDLAPPNVRITANYPGASAQTLENTVTQVIEQSMTGLDNMMYMSSQSSSAGQATITLSFKAGTDPDSAVQQVQNQLQSAVRKLPQDVQTQGVTVNKTGDTNILMVAFVSTDGSMDKQDIADYVASNVQDPMSRVNGVGSVDAYGSQYSMRIWLDPNKLTNYQMTTQDVVTAIKSQNAQIAVGQLGGTPALDKQALNATINAQSLLQTPQQFKDITLRVNQDGSLVTLGNVADVEMGAEKYDFLSTYNGQAASGLGIKLASGANEMETDKLARAKIEELSQFFPHGLEAKIAYETSPFVKASITDVVKTLLEAILLVFLVMYLFLQNFRATLIPTIAVPVVLLGTFAVLYVFGYSINTLTMFATVLAIGLLVDDAIVVVENVERIMSEEGLSPREATRKSMGQIQGALVGIAMVLSAVFVPMAFFGGTTGAIYRQFSVTIVAAMVLSVLVAMILTPALCATILKPLHKGEHHGQKGFFGWFNRTFNRSAERYENGVARILARSVRWMLIYVLLLGGMVFLFLKLPTSFLPQEDRGVFTTSVQLPSGATQQQTTKVVQQVERYYLTEEKDNVVSVFSTIGAGPGGNGQNVARMFIRLKDWDERSADGSSFAIIERATKAFNKIKEARVIASSPPAINGLGNAAGFDMELQDHAGAGHDALMQARDQLLEMASSDPQLTRVRHNGLDDSPQLQIDIDQRKAQALGVSIDDINNTLQTAWGSSYVNDFMDRGRVKKVYVQAAAKYRMLPDDINSWYVRNKTGGMVPFSAFATSRWETGSPRLERYNGYSALEIVGEAAPGLSTGTAMDIMEQLVSKLPNGFGLEWTGMSYQERLSGAQAPALYAISLLVVFLCLAALYESWSVPFSVMLVVPLGVIGALLATWMRGLENDVYFQVGLLTVIGLSAKNAILIVEFANDLNAKGQDLVAATLEACRQRLRPILMTSLAFIFGVLPMATSTGAGSGSQHAVGTGVMGGMISATVLAIFFVPLFFVLVRRRFPLKEHHD is encoded by the coding sequence ATGGCGAATTTTTTCATATCTCGCCCCATTTTTGCCTGGGTACTGGCAATTTTACTTTGCCTGACCGGGGCATTGGCTATTTTTTCGCTGCCCGTTGAGCAATATCCCGACCTCGCGCCGCCAAATGTGAGGATCACCGCGAACTATCCTGGCGCCTCCGCCCAAACCCTGGAGAACACGGTTACCCAGGTCATAGAACAAAGCATGACCGGCCTGGACAATATGATGTACATGTCCTCCCAGAGCAGCAGCGCCGGTCAGGCCACCATCACCCTGAGCTTTAAGGCCGGGACCGACCCGGACTCTGCGGTCCAGCAGGTGCAAAACCAGCTGCAGTCAGCGGTGCGAAAATTACCGCAGGATGTGCAGACTCAGGGCGTTACGGTGAATAAAACCGGTGATACCAACATCCTGATGGTGGCGTTTGTGTCCACCGACGGCAGCATGGATAAGCAGGACATTGCCGACTACGTCGCCAGTAACGTGCAGGACCCGATGAGCCGCGTGAACGGCGTCGGCAGCGTGGATGCCTACGGCTCGCAGTATTCCATGCGCATCTGGCTGGATCCGAACAAGCTCACTAACTACCAGATGACGACCCAGGACGTGGTCACCGCCATCAAATCCCAGAATGCGCAAATTGCCGTCGGCCAGCTCGGCGGCACTCCGGCGCTGGATAAGCAGGCGCTAAACGCCACCATTAATGCCCAGTCGCTCCTGCAAACGCCGCAGCAGTTCAAAGACATTACCCTGAGGGTGAATCAGGACGGCTCGCTGGTCACCCTGGGGAATGTGGCAGACGTTGAAATGGGGGCGGAAAAATACGATTTTCTGAGCACTTATAACGGCCAGGCCGCTTCCGGGCTGGGCATTAAGCTGGCTTCCGGCGCCAACGAGATGGAAACCGACAAGCTGGCCCGCGCCAAAATTGAAGAGCTTTCGCAGTTCTTCCCGCACGGCCTTGAGGCAAAAATCGCCTACGAAACCTCCCCGTTTGTGAAAGCCTCGATTACCGACGTGGTGAAAACGCTGCTGGAAGCGATTCTGCTGGTGTTCCTGGTGATGTACCTGTTCCTGCAAAACTTCCGCGCCACGCTGATCCCGACCATTGCGGTGCCGGTGGTTCTGCTCGGCACCTTCGCCGTGCTGTATGTCTTCGGCTACAGCATTAACACGCTGACGATGTTCGCCACCGTGCTGGCCATCGGCCTGCTGGTGGATGACGCCATCGTGGTGGTAGAAAACGTCGAGCGTATTATGAGCGAGGAAGGCCTCTCCCCTCGGGAGGCAACCCGCAAATCGATGGGCCAAATCCAGGGCGCGCTGGTTGGCATCGCCATGGTGCTGTCCGCCGTGTTTGTGCCGATGGCCTTCTTCGGCGGCACCACTGGCGCAATTTACCGCCAGTTCTCGGTCACGATTGTTGCCGCCATGGTGCTGTCGGTGCTGGTCGCGATGATCCTCACGCCAGCCCTGTGCGCCACGATCCTCAAGCCGCTGCACAAAGGCGAGCATCACGGCCAGAAAGGCTTCTTCGGCTGGTTTAACCGCACCTTTAACCGCAGCGCCGAACGCTATGAAAATGGCGTGGCCAGAATTCTCGCCCGCAGCGTGCGCTGGATGTTGATTTATGTCCTGCTGCTCGGCGGCATGGTGTTCCTGTTCCTCAAGCTGCCAACTTCGTTCCTCCCGCAGGAAGACCGGGGCGTGTTCACCACCTCCGTGCAGCTCCCCAGCGGAGCAACCCAGCAGCAGACCACAAAAGTGGTGCAGCAGGTTGAGCGCTATTACCTGACCGAAGAGAAAGACAACGTCGTTTCGGTGTTCTCGACCATCGGCGCGGGCCCCGGCGGAAACGGGCAAAACGTCGCCCGAATGTTTATCCGCCTGAAGGACTGGGATGAGCGCAGCGCGGACGGCAGCTCGTTTGCGATTATCGAACGGGCGACCAAAGCCTTTAATAAGATTAAGGAAGCACGAGTCATTGCCAGCAGCCCGCCAGCGATTAACGGCCTGGGCAACGCGGCAGGCTTTGATATGGAGCTGCAGGATCACGCCGGTGCCGGGCACGACGCGTTAATGCAGGCGCGTGACCAGCTGCTGGAAATGGCCAGTAGTGACCCACAGCTCACCCGCGTGCGCCACAACGGCCTGGACGACAGCCCGCAGCTGCAAATCGATATCGACCAGCGTAAAGCCCAGGCGCTCGGCGTCTCTATTGACGATATCAACAACACCCTGCAAACCGCCTGGGGCTCAAGCTATGTGAATGACTTTATGGATCGCGGGCGCGTGAAAAAGGTATATGTCCAGGCTGCGGCCAAATACCGCATGCTGCCGGACGACATCAACAGCTGGTACGTGCGCAATAAAACCGGCGGCATGGTGCCTTTCTCCGCCTTTGCTACCTCCCGCTGGGAAACGGGCTCACCTCGCCTTGAGCGCTACAACGGCTATTCCGCGCTGGAAATTGTGGGGGAAGCCGCGCCGGGATTAAGTACCGGCACCGCCATGGACATCATGGAACAGCTGGTGAGCAAGCTGCCAAACGGCTTTGGTCTCGAGTGGACGGGCATGTCCTACCAGGAACGCCTCTCCGGCGCGCAGGCCCCTGCCCTGTATGCTATCTCGCTACTGGTGGTGTTCCTGTGCCTTGCCGCGCTGTATGAGAGCTGGTCGGTGCCGTTCTCCGTCATGCTCGTCGTTCCGCTTGGGGTGATCGGCGCCCTGCTCGCCACCTGGATGCGCGGCCTGGAGAACGACGTTTATTTCCAGGTCGGGCTGCTGACGGTGATTGGGCTTTCGGCGAAGAACGCCATTCTGATCGTCGAATTTGCCAATGACCTGAACGCCAAAGGCCAGGACCTGGTCGCCGCCACGCTTGAGGCCTGCCGCCAGCGCCTGCGCCCTATTTTGATGACTTCACTGGCGTTTATTTTCGGCGTGCTGCCGATGGCGACCAGCACCGGAGCGGGCTCCGGCAGCCAGCATGCGGTAGGCACGGGCGTCATGGGCGGGATGATCTCCGCCACCGTGCTGGCCATCTTCTTTGTGCCGCTGTTCTTTGTGCTGGTGCGCAGACGCTTCCCGCTGAAAGAGCATCACGACTAA
- the narP gene encoding nitrate/nitrite response regulator protein NarP, with translation MSEKTVYQVLIVDDHPLMRRGIRQLLELDDTFSVVGEASGGAEAISLANRLAPDLILLDLNMKGLSGLDTLNALRRDGISARVVILTVSDARSDIFTLIDAGADGYLLKDSDPDVLLQEIHHCLKGEKAFSEQVREYLNNRGSERQSSDPFAILTERELDVLSEVARGLSNKQIASGLHISEETVKVHIRNLLRKLQVRSRVAATVLFLENKS, from the coding sequence ATGTCAGAAAAAACGGTATACCAGGTTTTAATCGTCGACGATCATCCGCTGATGCGGCGCGGGATCCGCCAGCTTCTTGAGCTGGACGACACTTTTTCCGTCGTGGGAGAAGCCAGCGGCGGCGCAGAGGCCATCAGTTTAGCTAACCGGCTGGCACCGGACCTCATTCTGCTTGACCTGAATATGAAAGGGCTGAGCGGCCTTGATACGCTCAACGCCCTGCGCCGGGACGGCATTAGCGCACGGGTGGTGATCCTCACCGTTTCCGACGCCCGCAGCGATATCTTTACGCTGATTGATGCCGGGGCCGATGGCTACCTGCTGAAAGACAGCGATCCGGACGTTTTGCTGCAGGAAATTCATCACTGCCTGAAGGGTGAAAAGGCGTTCAGCGAGCAGGTTCGCGAGTATCTGAATAACCGCGGCAGCGAGCGGCAGAGTAGCGATCCCTTTGCTATCCTCACCGAGCGCGAGCTGGACGTGTTGTCTGAGGTGGCTCGCGGCCTGTCGAACAAGCAAATCGCCAGCGGCCTGCATATTTCCGAAGAGACGGTAAAAGTGCATATTCGCAACCTGCTTCGTAAGCTGCAGGTCAGGTCTCGCGTTGCGGCCACCGTACTTTTTTTGGAAAATAAGAGTTAA
- the narQ gene encoding nitrate/nitrite two-component system sensor histidine kinase NarQ, protein MTVKRSVSTSLARAFFSIVLLSLLSTGIAMLTLASSLKDAEAVNIAGSLRMQSYRLGYDLQGDPKAIAAHLQQYQQSLDSPTLQQLNRFWVPDEVKTRYNSLQDAWQQMQKHIQNEDTDWYRYNIAAYVEQIDLFVLALQHYAERKMMQVVAASVIGFMAIFTLMFFTLRRIRQQVVAPLNTMVEASQAIERGEFRLPTLDRSLPNELGSLAQAFIRMADELQKLYRSLEQQVEQKTLRLQEANRMLEVLYSCSQALNVSTINRDCFVQILKIIHQHEAVSALEMQVGENWCLTEGSPAADEKWHALPLVQQDSALGTLRWQSQGEEPSPQLMKSVATMLGRGVYFNQAQKHYQQLLLMEERATIARELHDSLAQVLSYLRIQLTLLKRAVPEDNLPAQRIVGDFSQALNDAYRQLRELLTTFRLTLQQADLPSALQELLEPLREQTQAEISLACSMPTQALDASQQIHLLQIIREAALNAIKHANAGRIEIVCRSTAGGEHYASVFDNGHGIASLEEPEGHYGLNIMHERAGRLGGELTISRPPQGGTLVEVHFTSTPPADAGGHNNN, encoded by the coding sequence GTGACAGTCAAACGCTCGGTCTCCACCAGCCTCGCCCGCGCTTTCTTTTCGATTGTCCTGCTGTCGTTGCTCTCCACCGGCATCGCGATGCTGACGCTCGCCAGCAGCCTGAAGGATGCGGAAGCGGTCAATATTGCGGGCTCGCTGCGCATGCAGAGCTACCGTCTTGGCTACGATCTGCAGGGTGACCCCAAAGCTATTGCGGCACATTTGCAGCAGTACCAGCAGTCGCTGGATTCCCCCACGTTGCAGCAGCTCAACCGCTTTTGGGTGCCCGACGAGGTTAAGACGCGCTATAACTCGCTGCAGGATGCCTGGCAGCAAATGCAAAAGCACATTCAGAACGAAGATACCGACTGGTACCGCTACAACATCGCCGCCTACGTGGAACAAATCGACCTGTTTGTGCTGGCGCTGCAACACTATGCCGAGCGAAAAATGATGCAGGTTGTCGCGGCTTCGGTTATCGGTTTTATGGCAATTTTCACCCTCATGTTTTTCACCTTACGCCGTATTCGCCAGCAGGTGGTCGCGCCTCTGAATACGATGGTCGAAGCCAGTCAGGCCATTGAGCGCGGTGAGTTCAGGCTACCGACGCTCGACCGCTCCTTGCCCAACGAGCTGGGTTCGCTGGCGCAGGCTTTTATACGCATGGCGGACGAGTTGCAAAAACTCTATCGTTCTTTAGAGCAGCAGGTTGAGCAAAAAACCCTGCGCCTGCAAGAAGCGAACCGCATGCTCGAGGTGCTTTACAGCTGCTCTCAGGCGCTGAACGTCAGTACCATCAACCGCGATTGCTTCGTGCAGATTTTGAAAATAATTCACCAGCACGAGGCGGTCAGCGCGCTGGAAATGCAGGTCGGAGAAAACTGGTGCCTGACAGAGGGTTCTCCGGCGGCAGACGAAAAATGGCATGCCCTGCCGCTGGTTCAGCAGGACAGCGCGCTCGGGACGCTGCGCTGGCAGTCTCAGGGTGAAGAACCCTCCCCTCAGCTGATGAAAAGCGTTGCCACCATGCTGGGGCGAGGCGTTTACTTTAATCAGGCGCAGAAGCACTACCAGCAGTTGCTGCTGATGGAAGAGCGAGCCACCATTGCCCGGGAACTGCACGACTCGCTGGCTCAGGTGCTCTCTTATCTTCGCATCCAACTCACGCTGCTAAAGCGCGCGGTGCCGGAAGACAATCTGCCCGCTCAGCGGATTGTCGGGGATTTTTCCCAGGCCTTAAATGACGCTTACCGCCAGCTGCGCGAACTGCTCACTACCTTCCGCCTGACGTTGCAGCAGGCCGATCTTCCTTCCGCGCTGCAGGAATTGCTTGAGCCGCTGCGCGAGCAAACCCAGGCGGAGATAAGCCTGGCGTGCAGCATGCCGACCCAGGCTTTGGATGCTTCCCAGCAAATACACCTGCTGCAAATCATTCGTGAAGCGGCGCTAAACGCCATTAAACACGCGAATGCGGGCCGCATTGAGATCGTTTGCCGCTCGACGGCAGGCGGCGAGCATTACGCTTCGGTGTTTGATAACGGCCACGGCATTGCCAGTCTGGAAGAACCCGAGGGGCATTACGGGCTGAATATCATGCACGAGCGCGCGGGCCGCCTTGGCGGGGAACTAACAATATCTCGTCCGCCGCAGGGCGGAACGCTTGTGGAGGTTCATTTCACCTCCACTCCCCCGGCGGATGCCGGCGGCCATAACAATAATTAG
- the napF gene encoding ferredoxin-type protein NapF: MAKLTRRGLLTGGWHSLTPVIRPPWSGDETHFLLDCTRCDTCITVCQSRVLRRGQGGYPEIDFSPGECTFCYACAEACPEQLFAPQSSKPWALTLQLAETCLALHQVECRSCEDACEPRAIRFLPTLEGVSRPQISSSACHGCGACVAGCPTSAITLRPQDAH; encoded by the coding sequence ATGGCTAAACTGACCCGTCGCGGCCTGCTGACCGGTGGCTGGCACAGCCTTACCCCTGTAATTCGTCCTCCCTGGAGCGGCGATGAAACGCATTTTCTGCTGGACTGCACGCGCTGCGATACCTGCATTACCGTCTGTCAAAGTCGGGTGCTTCGCCGTGGGCAGGGCGGCTACCCTGAAATCGACTTCAGCCCGGGCGAATGCACTTTCTGCTACGCGTGTGCTGAAGCCTGCCCTGAGCAGCTTTTTGCGCCGCAATCCTCCAAACCCTGGGCACTGACCTTACAGCTGGCCGAAACCTGCCTTGCCTTGCATCAGGTGGAATGCCGCAGCTGTGAAGATGCCTGCGAGCCGCGGGCGATTCGTTTTTTACCCACTCTTGAGGGCGTTTCCCGTCCACAGATTTCTTCGTCTGCCTGTCACGGCTGCGGCGCCTGCGTTGCCGGGTGCCCGACGTCAGCCATAACCCTGAGGCCACAAGATGCACACTGA
- the napD gene encoding chaperone NapD has translation MHTDWHVCGLVVQAKPEHVAAVRSAINALPGSEVAVDDTDSGKLAVVIEAAESSTLLEQIERARNISGVLAVSLVYHQQNEQGEEAP, from the coding sequence ATGCACACTGACTGGCACGTATGCGGCCTGGTGGTTCAGGCCAAACCTGAACACGTTGCTGCCGTTCGCAGCGCGATTAATGCCCTGCCGGGCAGCGAGGTTGCGGTCGACGATACCGACAGCGGCAAGCTTGCGGTAGTTATCGAGGCAGCCGAGAGCAGCACGCTGCTCGAACAAATTGAGCGGGCACGCAATATCTCTGGCGTGCTGGCGGTGTCGCTGGTTTACCACCAGCAGAATGAACAAGGTGAGGAAGCACCATGA